Proteins found in one Crassostrea angulata isolate pt1a10 chromosome 3, ASM2561291v2, whole genome shotgun sequence genomic segment:
- the LOC128178112 gene encoding neuronal acetylcholine receptor subunit non-alpha-2-like: MKTNIPLSVVFLTAAVSSTNYNTVHNLTDTLLNGYNKMVRGSKDMTGKTTVRFTFQIVNIVEFDERNGKLSITGFFFLQWNDYRMTWDPDQYNATTSVMFVTEDVWTPNIILSSAHSDFRGLGVKELPIRFDNTGNSYWYPADVFKTACTPDIYYYPYDTQICDIFFSFWGYGVNEVGFQPFIDEVNRYVYTEHGLWNLTESSVGAIEDARANLIFLYIQLKLTRMPEFYLINMILPVMTIGMLNILVFLLPAESGERVGFSITVLLAIAVFQTIASEKLPAISRPQVSLLCIKLLVDLCLSVLVTTLAIVSLYFYDMSDSRKVPDCLRTICKVILCKKCEKDKKEKQGYQEEETYKIYQIIDGQQITASISISDNQSADDAGSKCMDITWVDIGRCSDIVFAVFSVLAFIASNVVFAVLAM; encoded by the coding sequence atgaaGACGAACATTCCTCTCTCCGTGGTTTTTCTTACTGCTGCCGTCTCGTCTACAAATTACAACACAGTGCATAATCTTACAGACACGCTACTGAATGGCTACAACAAAATGGTCCGGGGAAGCAAAGACATGACCGGCAAAACCACCGTGCGTTTCACCTTTCAGATCGTGAACATTGTGGAGTTCGATGAACGAAACGGGAAACTCTCGATCACCGGGTTTTTCTTTCTGCAGTGGAATGATTACAGAATGACATGGGACCCCGACCAGTATAACGCCACTACCTCTGTTATGTTTGTCACCGAGGACGTTTGGACGCCTAACATCATCCTCTCGAGTGCTCACAGCGACTTTCGGGGACTCGGAGTCAAAGAGCTACCCATCAGATTTGACAATACCGGAAATTCTTACTGGTATCCAGCGGATGTTTTCAAGACGGCTTGTACCCCGGATATTTACTACTACCCATACGATACCCagatatgtgatattttcttcagtTTTTGGGGATACGGTGTTAACGAGGTGGGCTTTCAGCCTTTCATTGACGAAGTCAACAGGTACGTGTATACTGAACACGGGTTATGGAATCTAACGGAATCTTCAGTTGGAGCTATTGAAGACGCGAGAGCGAACTTAATTTTCCTCTATATCCAACTCAAGTTGACCCGGATGCCAGAGTTCTACTTGATCAACATGATCCTTCCAGTCATGACTATAGGCATGCTGAACATTCTCGTCTTCCTTCTCCCCGCGGAGTCGGGCGAGAGGGTCGGGTTCTCCATTACAGTGCTGCTGGCCATTGCAGTGTTCCAGACGATCGCCTCGGAGAAACTTCCGGCGATCTCCCGACCACAAGTTTCCTTGCTTTGTATCAAGCTTCTGGTAGACCTGTGTCTAAGCGTTTTAGTGACCACTCTAGCCATTGTTTCTTTGTATTTCTATGACATGTCCGATTCCAGGAAAGTGCCCGATTGTCTTCGCACTATTTGTAAAGTGATTTTATGCAAAAAGTGTGAGAAAGACAAGAAGGAAAAACAAGGGTACCAAGAGGAGGAAACGTACAAGATTTATCAAATAATCGACGGACAACAAATTACTGCGTCTATATCCATCAGTGACAATCAGTCGGCTGACGACGCGGGGTCAAAGTGCATGGATATCACGTGGGTAGATATCGGACGCTGCAGCGATATCGTTTTTGCAGTTTTCTCAGTTTTAGCCTTCATCGCATCAAATGTTGTGTTTGCTGTTTTAGCCATGTAG